A genomic window from Planococcus rifietoensis includes:
- a CDS encoding bifunctional 4-hydroxy-2-oxoglutarate aldolase/2-dehydro-3-deoxy-phosphogluconate aldolase yields the protein MFHVLDSIKKHKIVAIIRTDSLADLELTVESLHRGGIRIVEVTLNTPGALEGIKGLKEKYPDLIVGAGTVLDPESARQSILSGAAFLLAPTLKESTIHMANRYGTFIVPGVLTPTEALTAYEVGAKMVKIFPARSVGPNYIKDLKGPLPHIDVMAVGGISIDNADAFFKAGCTALGIGSALVDNELVKRGDFQEIEKRARDFVEIADRATAIQNS from the coding sequence TTGTTTCATGTCTTAGACAGCATTAAAAAACATAAAATAGTTGCCATTATACGGACAGATTCACTCGCCGATCTTGAATTAACGGTTGAAAGCTTGCATCGGGGAGGCATCAGAATTGTCGAAGTGACGCTGAATACACCGGGTGCACTCGAAGGAATCAAAGGACTAAAAGAAAAGTATCCAGACTTAATTGTGGGAGCAGGAACGGTGTTGGATCCAGAAAGTGCCAGACAATCCATTTTGTCAGGTGCAGCTTTCTTGCTGGCGCCAACATTAAAAGAATCCACTATCCACATGGCGAATCGCTACGGAACTTTCATCGTTCCAGGTGTATTGACGCCTACTGAAGCATTAACGGCATACGAAGTTGGCGCAAAAATGGTGAAAATCTTTCCAGCACGTTCTGTCGGCCCAAACTATATAAAGGATTTAAAGGGACCACTACCGCATATTGATGTCATGGCAGTCGGCGGAATTTCAATTGACAATGCTGACGCATTCTTCAAGGCCGGTTGTACAGCGCTTGGAATTGGCAGTGCTCTTGTGGATAACGAGTTGGTCAAGCGGGGTGATTTCCAGGAAATCGAAAAACGTGCGAGGGACTTTGTTGAGATAGCTGATCGAGCAACAGCTATACAGAATTCATGA
- a CDS encoding IclR family transcriptional regulator produces MTKPVSSVQSVERALNIIEILQDLPNGLGVTELSHRLDVSKSTAHRLLMSLYNKGFVQQDLQTEKYYLGLKFIELGQVVTDNLDIRKVASPYLRQLTETTGETAHLAIMDKNEIVYIDKLESSATIRMFSNIGKRAPIHCTGIGKAIFAFLEDQQIEQIIKETGLKKYTEKTRTTREEMLKDIQEIRLRGYSIDDEEHEMGIKCSAAPIFNHKHEVVAGISVAGPIMRVTEEKLEMMAEEVLKVSTEISRLLGAK; encoded by the coding sequence ATGACAAAACCAGTAAGCTCAGTTCAATCAGTTGAAAGAGCTTTAAATATTATTGAGATATTACAAGACCTACCCAATGGACTTGGAGTAACTGAACTTTCACATCGATTAGATGTGTCAAAGAGTACTGCGCACCGACTTTTGATGTCACTTTACAATAAAGGATTTGTTCAGCAGGATTTACAAACAGAGAAATACTATCTAGGTTTAAAGTTTATTGAACTAGGGCAGGTGGTTACGGATAATCTAGATATTCGAAAGGTGGCTTCTCCGTATCTCCGGCAGCTCACTGAAACGACGGGAGAGACAGCGCATTTAGCAATTATGGATAAAAATGAAATTGTTTATATTGACAAATTGGAGTCCTCTGCAACAATTCGGATGTTCTCAAATATCGGAAAGCGTGCTCCAATACATTGTACAGGGATCGGTAAAGCTATTTTTGCATTTTTAGAAGATCAGCAAATAGAACAAATTATTAAGGAAACCGGTTTGAAAAAGTATACAGAAAAAACTAGAACTACTAGAGAAGAAATGCTTAAAGATATACAAGAAATAAGGTTAAGAGGTTATTCAATTGACGATGAAGAGCATGAAATGGGTATTAAATGTTCTGCGGCACCAATATTTAATCATAAACATGAAGTTGTAGCGGGCATCAGTGTGGCCGGACCGATTATGAGAGTGACGGAAGAAAAGTTGGAAATGATGGCAGAAGAAGTCTTAAAAGTTTCTACTGAGATATCACGATTACTTGGAGCAAAATGA
- a CDS encoding tripartite tricarboxylate transporter substrate binding protein, translated as MKKILGVLTLSAFALTAAGCGDDSTSATGDEGSNFPEKQIELIVPASAGGGTDATARALATAVEDNLGQSVGVVNKPGGSGSVGMTEGANAEADGYTVTMAFVELTMFKHLGLSPLTYDQFKPIGLINFDPAALTVPADAPYDTLEEFIAYAEENPGELNVGNAGTGSIWHIAAANLENAAEIELNHVPHEGAAPAVTALVGGHIDAVTVSPAEVKSQLDAGNLKTLAIMSDERSDLLPDVPTFNESGVEINTTGTWRGLTVPAETPDEVVATLEEAFMEAAQEEEFLEFMENNGLGIRMLDSQEFGDFMAENEEDYGQIIGDLGI; from the coding sequence ATGAAGAAAATATTGGGAGTTTTAACTTTATCAGCTTTTGCACTAACAGCAGCAGGGTGTGGGGATGACAGTACGAGTGCTACAGGGGACGAGGGAAGCAATTTCCCTGAAAAACAAATTGAGTTGATCGTTCCGGCTTCCGCAGGTGGCGGAACGGATGCCACTGCACGCGCGTTAGCTACTGCTGTTGAAGATAACCTGGGGCAGTCGGTCGGGGTAGTAAATAAACCGGGCGGAAGCGGTTCAGTCGGCATGACCGAAGGTGCTAACGCAGAAGCTGATGGCTATACGGTAACAATGGCGTTTGTTGAACTAACGATGTTTAAGCATTTAGGTTTGTCACCATTAACATATGATCAATTCAAACCAATCGGCCTAATCAATTTTGATCCAGCTGCATTGACCGTTCCGGCTGATGCTCCTTACGATACCTTGGAAGAATTTATAGCGTATGCGGAAGAAAACCCAGGTGAATTAAATGTTGGGAACGCTGGGACAGGATCCATCTGGCATATCGCTGCAGCTAATCTTGAAAATGCAGCAGAAATCGAATTGAACCACGTGCCTCACGAAGGTGCAGCACCAGCGGTAACTGCCTTGGTTGGAGGGCATATTGACGCTGTGACAGTAAGTCCAGCAGAAGTGAAATCACAGCTGGATGCTGGGAACCTGAAAACATTGGCAATCATGTCCGACGAGAGATCTGATTTACTTCCAGATGTTCCGACGTTCAATGAAAGTGGCGTTGAAATAAACACTACTGGTACTTGGAGAGGATTGACTGTTCCAGCCGAAACGCCTGACGAAGTTGTCGCAACTCTTGAAGAAGCGTTTATGGAAGCTGCACAGGAAGAAGAGTTCCTCGAATTTATGGAGAATAATGGTTTGGGTATCCGCATGCTCGATTCACAAGAGTTCGGAGATTTCATGGCGGAAAACGAAGAGGATTATGGACAGATCATTGGAGATTTAGGGATATAA
- a CDS encoding sugar phosphate isomerase/epimerase family protein: MIRFGCHGSTWELDYDKETDYLSSITETVDVAGFESIDIQVSLLGRFKNSPLALKKELESRNLKLAALTIPFSWKELQESEEEKAKANYYIDYVQNFKGAILNIAPRVLENKNQLSEKQDNIINCANNLAKRALIQGVDCSFHPSSPENAPFRSPEDYQRLFEGLNSAYIGYTPDAGHIMMGGMNVLNTFEKYREWIKHVHFKDASSNMEWKKMGTGEIQFVEIVKYLKATHYSGWIMMEEETDESSNNPAQAINDISKYIKRNLIPLL; this comes from the coding sequence TTGATTAGATTTGGATGCCATGGGTCAACCTGGGAATTAGATTATGATAAAGAAACTGATTATTTGTCGTCGATTACTGAAACTGTAGATGTTGCAGGATTTGAAAGCATTGATATACAAGTTTCCTTGCTAGGAAGATTTAAAAATTCTCCATTGGCATTAAAAAAAGAACTAGAAAGTCGCAATTTGAAATTGGCAGCTCTTACAATTCCCTTTAGTTGGAAAGAACTACAAGAATCTGAGGAAGAAAAAGCAAAAGCCAATTACTATATAGATTATGTGCAAAATTTTAAAGGTGCTATTTTGAATATAGCTCCAAGAGTATTAGAGAATAAAAATCAACTCAGCGAAAAGCAAGACAATATTATTAATTGTGCTAACAATTTGGCGAAGAGGGCTCTTATTCAAGGAGTAGATTGTTCTTTCCATCCAAGTTCTCCAGAGAATGCACCATTTCGAAGTCCGGAGGACTATCAAAGACTTTTTGAAGGGCTTAATTCAGCTTACATTGGATATACTCCAGATGCCGGTCATATAATGATGGGGGGGATGAATGTCTTGAATACATTCGAGAAATATCGGGAGTGGATTAAGCATGTTCATTTTAAAGATGCTTCATCGAACATGGAGTGGAAAAAGATGGGGACAGGTGAAATACAATTTGTAGAAATTGTGAAGTATCTTAAAGCAACTCATTACTCAGGTTGGATCATGATGGAAGAAGAGACAGATGAGTCATCTAATAATCCTGCTCAGGCAATAAATGATATTAGCAAATATATTAAGAGGAACTTAATCCCTCTTTTATAA
- a CDS encoding 2-dehydro-3-deoxygalactonokinase, with translation MKVILIDSGTTNSRIRLVETVENTVLDQLKINVGVRNTAIDGNNNRLKEKLKESIEKLLMTNEISSRNISYIVASGMITSKLGVYEVPHVTGPASVNDFATDSIVIKLKEFLDIPCIFVPGMKNKVSSDSNDVVDFINEYDVMRGEEVETIGLLKQFDIQGKGFMVLPGSHTKYVVVDEQQRLESCLSTLGGETLHAIQKETILSGSLNEELIRIIEPVMLEKGYEAAKKYGLTRSFYHIRLLELFAELTESERANYYVGAVIADDLKALMQSIDQEDINWVVVGGSKPLRQVFSHLLQYMNQGWNIIEADDAQVEGSLVYGAQEVASAYFQNDELNESDYKKMGGI, from the coding sequence ATGAAAGTTATTTTAATTGATTCCGGTACAACAAATTCAAGGATCCGTTTAGTCGAGACAGTTGAAAACACTGTCCTTGATCAACTGAAAATTAATGTAGGTGTGAGAAACACAGCCATCGATGGAAACAATAATCGGCTTAAAGAGAAGTTGAAAGAATCGATTGAAAAATTATTAATGACAAATGAAATTTCATCAAGGAATATCTCCTATATAGTAGCTTCAGGAATGATTACTTCGAAATTAGGGGTGTATGAAGTTCCTCATGTCACTGGTCCAGCAAGTGTAAATGATTTTGCTACAGATTCCATCGTCATTAAGCTCAAAGAATTTCTTGATATCCCTTGTATCTTTGTTCCAGGGATGAAGAACAAGGTGTCTTCCGACTCTAATGATGTAGTGGATTTTATAAATGAATATGATGTCATGCGTGGCGAAGAAGTTGAAACGATTGGCTTATTGAAGCAATTCGACATCCAAGGTAAGGGGTTCATGGTTTTGCCGGGCTCACATACAAAATATGTGGTCGTCGATGAACAGCAGCGTTTGGAATCCTGCTTATCCACATTAGGCGGGGAAACGCTACACGCGATTCAAAAAGAAACGATTCTTTCGGGTTCTCTGAATGAAGAGCTGATTCGTATAATCGAACCAGTCATGTTGGAAAAAGGCTATGAAGCGGCGAAAAAGTATGGACTGACTCGAAGCTTTTACCACATCAGACTACTGGAATTATTTGCAGAGCTGACAGAAAGTGAGCGAGCCAACTATTATGTTGGAGCGGTCATAGCGGATGACTTAAAAGCATTGATGCAATCAATCGATCAAGAAGATATCAACTGGGTAGTGGTTGGGGGATCCAAACCTTTGCGCCAAGTATTCAGCCATTTATTGCAATACATGAACCAGGGATGGAATATTATCGAAGCCGATGACGCACAAGTCGAGGGATCTTTGGTATACGGTGCTCAGGAAGTAGCATCTGCATACTTTCAAAATGATGAGTTGAATGAAAGCGATTACAAGAAAATGGGGGGAATTTAA
- a CDS encoding tripartite tricarboxylate transporter TctB family protein, producing MKNANSISGLLVIIIAGFFYALTFDFPDSSNQAIGAEFMPRVYCIFLFVLGAMLIFQGAREKVEPTREEDTFKYSAITMLLVLVYLIIIPFIGFYISTFLLILSLLLFSKVKNWIILISIPIGTNLFILIFFQNFLNVSIPMGSLFS from the coding sequence TTGAAGAACGCCAATTCTATTAGTGGATTACTTGTCATTATCATTGCTGGATTTTTCTATGCACTAACTTTTGATTTTCCTGACTCAAGCAATCAAGCCATCGGTGCTGAATTTATGCCGCGTGTGTATTGCATCTTTTTGTTTGTATTGGGAGCCATGTTGATTTTTCAAGGTGCCAGGGAGAAAGTTGAGCCAACCCGTGAAGAAGATACATTTAAATACTCAGCCATTACTATGCTGCTTGTATTAGTTTACTTGATCATCATCCCGTTCATCGGGTTTTACATTTCTACTTTCTTATTGATTTTGAGTCTATTGCTTTTTTCAAAGGTAAAAAATTGGATTATTCTTATCAGTATTCCTATAGGAACAAACTTATTTATTTTAATCTTTTTTCAAAACTTCTTAAATGTATCCATCCCAATGGGTTCATTATTTTCTTAA
- a CDS encoding tripartite tricarboxylate transporter permease gives MDLFAQGIVNVLQIEVILILLLGTVAGITIGSLPGLTATMGVALILPITFGMEPVTGILLLIGVYFGAVYGGSLTAILINTPGTPASAATAIDGYAMAKKGLAHKALTISTLASTIGGILSVIVLILVAPQLASFALRFSAPETFALAVFGISIISSIAGKSMVKGLIAGFVGLLIATVGIDPIGGFPRFTFDNMNLSSGINLIPVMIGLFAASEAFRAMGNVFSKQKLMIKVDKVRLKWLEFKVLIGTILRSAGIGTFIGMIPGAGGDITAFVAYNEAKRFSKDKEEFGKGSMKGVAAPEAANNSVTGGAMIPLLTLGIPGDAVTAVLLGALMVQGLQPGPMLFENNGPLVYTLFVGMLVANFMILVVGLFGIRLFTKILLIPKAILTPIILVLCVVGSYSLGNNYFDVVVMFIAGVIGYFMLRYEFPASPVILGIILGPLMESNFRRSLVMSQGDFSIFFTRPITVVLLSLAIITLFSPLITKRIKKPKAQGE, from the coding sequence ATGGATTTGTTTGCACAAGGAATCGTCAATGTACTTCAAATAGAAGTTATACTCATCCTTCTATTGGGAACCGTTGCCGGAATTACAATTGGTTCATTGCCAGGGTTGACGGCTACAATGGGCGTTGCGCTCATTTTACCGATTACATTCGGTATGGAACCTGTCACAGGCATCTTACTGCTAATTGGTGTTTACTTTGGGGCGGTATATGGTGGTTCATTAACAGCCATCTTAATTAACACACCAGGAACGCCAGCCTCAGCTGCTACTGCAATCGACGGCTACGCCATGGCGAAAAAGGGGCTGGCCCATAAAGCCTTGACTATTTCGACGCTGGCCTCGACTATAGGTGGGATTTTAAGTGTCATAGTCTTGATTTTAGTGGCTCCTCAATTAGCGAGTTTCGCACTGCGTTTTAGTGCACCAGAAACTTTCGCGCTCGCTGTGTTTGGGATTTCAATCATATCAAGCATCGCCGGCAAGTCGATGGTCAAAGGATTAATCGCTGGCTTTGTCGGATTGTTGATCGCCACCGTCGGAATCGATCCAATCGGTGGATTTCCAAGATTTACGTTCGATAATATGAATCTATCGAGCGGGATCAACCTCATCCCGGTCATGATCGGCTTGTTCGCTGCTTCTGAAGCGTTTCGCGCCATGGGCAATGTCTTCTCGAAGCAGAAGCTGATGATTAAAGTCGATAAGGTTAGACTAAAGTGGCTAGAATTCAAAGTCTTGATTGGTACTATTTTACGCTCTGCGGGTATCGGTACCTTCATCGGGATGATACCAGGAGCAGGTGGAGATATTACTGCTTTTGTTGCATATAATGAAGCAAAACGCTTTTCAAAAGACAAAGAAGAATTCGGAAAAGGGTCTATGAAAGGCGTAGCAGCACCGGAAGCTGCAAATAATAGTGTCACGGGTGGCGCGATGATTCCTCTTTTGACACTCGGAATTCCTGGCGATGCTGTAACAGCCGTTTTACTCGGAGCACTGATGGTACAAGGTCTTCAACCAGGACCAATGTTGTTCGAGAACAACGGGCCTTTAGTTTATACTTTGTTCGTCGGCATGCTTGTCGCCAATTTCATGATTCTCGTCGTGGGCTTATTCGGCATAAGATTGTTCACAAAAATCCTATTGATTCCGAAAGCGATTTTGACACCGATCATTCTAGTGCTTTGTGTAGTTGGTTCTTATTCACTCGGCAACAATTACTTTGATGTCGTAGTCATGTTTATCGCCGGAGTCATCGGTTATTTCATGCTTCGTTACGAGTTTCCTGCTTCTCCAGTCATTCTCGGAATTATTCTCGGACCATTGATGGAAAGCAATTTCAGAAGATCATTGGTTATGTCACAGGGTGATTTCAGCATCTTTTTTACAAGA
- a CDS encoding competence protein ComK yields the protein MRKRKNFKLEMNMEKEIGQDTVLILPDYDENGCLNSVIYHTDGMIKVESKPFDLIDTNLRFRGSSMRGAVEGSAAILGKLNKNPIIIDRDKGIILLPSKSALLDGCVWLSLQHIMECISIDGCTTKVNLSNGSSIILDGSKKSIQRRMEKAYELQFKMEAQKRFFESARTLPETTYHLVKQAGHVNYEHKAAE from the coding sequence ATGAGGAAGCGCAAGAATTTCAAGTTGGAAATGAATATGGAAAAAGAAATCGGGCAAGATACCGTATTGATTTTGCCGGACTATGATGAAAATGGTTGCTTGAATTCTGTGATTTACCATACGGACGGAATGATCAAAGTCGAGTCGAAGCCCTTCGATTTGATCGATACGAATTTGCGTTTCCGGGGCTCGAGCATGCGCGGCGCGGTGGAAGGCTCGGCGGCGATTCTCGGGAAGCTTAATAAGAACCCAATCATCATCGATCGCGATAAAGGAATCATCTTATTGCCGAGCAAATCGGCGCTATTGGATGGCTGTGTCTGGCTGTCGCTTCAGCACATTATGGAATGCATCAGCATCGACGGCTGCACGACAAAAGTCAATTTGAGCAATGGCAGTTCGATCATCCTCGATGGCAGTAAGAAGTCGATCCAGCGACGCATGGAAAAAGCGTATGAGCTCCAGTTCAAAATGGAAGCGCAGAAGCGGTTTTTCGAAAGTGCGCGGACATTGCCGGAGACGACTTATCATTTGGTCAAGCAGGCGGGGCATGTGAATTATGAGCATAAGGCTGCGGAATAG